The Roseimicrobium gellanilyticum genome contains a region encoding:
- a CDS encoding agmatine deiminase family protein yields MSKASPSPHYMPAEWSPQEAVWLSWPCNPDSAPRTHEVLQDKFGEIAADISRFEKVRINAPAIAHHSIRLHIADHEGDLSMVELFDHPTNDVWCRDHGPIFVKDRATGALTVTDWGFNAWGGKFPPFDLDNQVPARVAEAFKLPRVASDMILEGGSIEVNGAGVLITTEAVLLNKNRNPDWSKKQIEDEIKKNLGVSSIFWLGSGIEGDDTDGHIDDITRFIREDAVLTVVEKRDSDPNYKILEENRERLQDLRTEDGSRVEVLTIEMPEPLRPKKGWRLDRLPASYANFLIINGAVLVPIFGQKRNDNKALGIIRDCFPGREVIGILASDLVFEGGAIHCISQQQPTAKA; encoded by the coding sequence ATCCCGATAGCGCTCCACGCACGCACGAAGTGCTGCAGGACAAGTTCGGTGAAATCGCCGCAGACATCTCGCGCTTTGAAAAGGTGCGCATCAATGCACCCGCCATCGCGCACCACAGCATCCGCCTGCACATCGCGGATCACGAGGGGGACTTGAGCATGGTGGAACTGTTCGACCATCCCACAAATGATGTGTGGTGCCGTGACCATGGTCCCATCTTTGTGAAGGATCGTGCAACGGGCGCGCTGACCGTCACCGACTGGGGATTCAACGCGTGGGGTGGCAAGTTCCCTCCGTTCGACCTGGACAACCAGGTGCCTGCGCGCGTCGCCGAGGCCTTCAAGTTGCCCCGTGTTGCATCGGACATGATTCTTGAAGGCGGCTCCATTGAAGTGAATGGCGCCGGTGTGCTCATCACCACCGAGGCGGTCCTGCTGAACAAAAACCGCAATCCGGACTGGTCGAAGAAGCAGATCGAAGACGAGATCAAAAAGAACCTCGGCGTGTCCTCCATCTTCTGGCTGGGCAGCGGCATCGAGGGAGATGATACGGACGGCCACATCGACGACATCACGCGCTTCATCCGCGAAGATGCCGTGCTGACCGTGGTGGAGAAGCGCGACTCAGATCCGAACTACAAGATTCTGGAGGAGAATCGCGAGCGTCTGCAGGACCTTCGTACGGAGGACGGTAGCCGCGTGGAAGTGCTCACCATCGAAATGCCCGAGCCGCTGCGCCCGAAGAAGGGCTGGCGCCTGGACCGCCTGCCGGCGAGCTACGCGAACTTCCTCATCATCAACGGAGCCGTGCTGGTGCCCATCTTTGGCCAGAAGCGCAATGACAACAAGGCCCTGGGTATCATCCGTGACTGCTTCCCCGGTCGCGAGGTGATTGGCATTCTGGCGAGTGATCTTGTGTTCGAAGGCGGGGCGATCCATTGTATCTCCCAGCAGCAGCCGACCGCGAAAGCGTGA